The Streptobacillus felis genome segment AGAAGCAGAAATATCAAGAAAACCAGCTGATGAAGAAAAATTCTCTGCATTAGCATTTAAGATTGTTACAGATCCATTTGTTGGAAGACTATCATTCTTTAGGGTTTATTCAGGAATATTAGAAAAAGGTTCTTATGTATTAAACTCAACTAAAGGTAAAAAAGAAAGAATGGGAAGATTACTTCAAATGCATGCAAACAAAAGAGATGAAATTGATATAGTTTATGCAGGAGATATTGCTGCTGCAGTTGGATTAAAAGATACAACTACAGGAGATACTTTATGTGCTGAAGATGCTCCAATTATATTAGAAAGAATGGAGTTTCCAGATCCGGTTATCTCAGTTGCAGTAGAGCCTAAAACAAAAGCTGACCAAGAAAAAATGGGGACAGCATTATCTAAACTTGCTGAAGAAGATCCAACTTTCCAAGTTAAATCTGATCAAGAAACTGGACAAACTATCATAGAAGGTATGGGAGAATTACACTTAGAAATAATCGTAGACCGTATGAAGAGAGAATTTAAAGTAGAAGCTAATGTAGGTAAACCACAAGTTGCTTACAGAGAAACTATACTTGGATCTTCTGACGTTGAAGAAAAATACGCTAAACAATCTGGAGGACGTGGACAATATGGACATGTTAAAATCAGAGTTGAAGCAAATGATGGAAAAGGTTATGAATTTGTTAATGAAATTACAGGAGGGGCAATTCCAAGAGAATATATTCCGGCTGTAGATAAAGGTATAAGAGAAGCTCTTGATTCAGGAGTTTTAGCTGGATACCCAGTACAAGACGTTAAAGTTACATTATACGATGGATCATACCACGAAGTGGATTCATCAGAAATGGCGTTTAAAATTGCAGGATCTATGGCTATGAAAAAAGCTTTAAGAGCTGCAAATCCTATCTTACTTGAACCAATATTCAAGTTAGAAATCACAACACCTGAAGAATACATGGGAGACGTTATAGGAGATTTAAACTCTAGACGTGGAACAGTATCAGGAATGAATGACAGAAACAATGCTAAAATCATTTCAGGAGGAGTACCTCTATCAGAAATGTTTGGATATGCAACTGACTTAAGATCAAAAACTCAAGGAAGAGCAACATATTCAATGGAATTTGAAAAATATCAACAAGTTCCAAAAACATTAGCAGAAAAAGTAATTGCTGAAAGAACAGGAAAATAATAAACCAAAGGAGATAATAAAATGGCAAAACAAAAGTTTGAAAGAAGTAAACCACACGTAAACGTTGGAACAATAGGACACGTAGATCATGGTAAAACAACAACAACAGCAGCT includes the following:
- the fusA gene encoding elongation factor G, which encodes MARKVALKDTRNIGIMAHIDAGKTTTTERILFYTGVNHKLGEVHDGAATMDWMEQEQERGITITSAATTCFWKGHRINIIDTPGHVDFTVEVERSLRVLDGAVAVFSAVDGVQPQSETVWRQADKYNVPRLAFFNKMDRIGADFDMCVNDIKQKLGGNGVPIQLPIGAEDAFEGVIDLIEMKEYIFTDKQGEDYKVVDVRDSLKDDAEIARQHLIESIVETDEELMEKYFSGEEISVEEIKKGLRIATIAGTVVPVCCGTAFKNKGIQPLLDAIVAYMPSPVDIEAVKGIDPKTEAEISRKPADEEKFSALAFKIVTDPFVGRLSFFRVYSGILEKGSYVLNSTKGKKERMGRLLQMHANKRDEIDIVYAGDIAAAVGLKDTTTGDTLCAEDAPIILERMEFPDPVISVAVEPKTKADQEKMGTALSKLAEEDPTFQVKSDQETGQTIIEGMGELHLEIIVDRMKREFKVEANVGKPQVAYRETILGSSDVEEKYAKQSGGRGQYGHVKIRVEANDGKGYEFVNEITGGAIPREYIPAVDKGIREALDSGVLAGYPVQDVKVTLYDGSYHEVDSSEMAFKIAGSMAMKKALRAANPILLEPIFKLEITTPEEYMGDVIGDLNSRRGTVSGMNDRNNAKIISGGVPLSEMFGYATDLRSKTQGRATYSMEFEKYQQVPKTLAEKVIAERTGK
- a CDS encoding GTP-binding protein; amino-acid sequence: MAKQKFERSKPHVNVGTIGHVDHGKTTTTAA